A genomic region of Cryptococcus gattii WM276 chromosome F, complete sequence contains the following coding sequences:
- a CDS encoding Strand exchange protein (5'-3' exoribonuclease), putative (Similar to TIGR gene model, INSD accession AAW44210.1), giving the protein MGVPALFRWLSKKYPKIVERVKEDTPKKIRGPDGEIVEEPIRYENPNPNGFEVDNLYLDMNGIVHPCTHPEGRPAPETEEEMMVEIFKYTERVVNMCRPRKVLMMAIDGVAPRAKMNQQRSRRFRAAQEAADKEEERKEAVKLFEAMGHTVSEETANRKSWDTNAITPGTPFMDLLSISLKYWVSYKLTTDPGWKDLKIILSDSSVPGEGEHKIMDWIRRQRSYPTWDANTSHVIYGLDADLIMLSLATHEPHFRVLREDVFAQSSKGPPACKNCGKVGHIAANCKGDKKVKDPNVVEVAKTEDPKPFIFLDVACLREYLAIELVVPGVPFPFDLELAIDDWIFMIFFVGNDFLPHLPSLEIREGAIDVLLKIWRAELPRMGGYLTNHGKVNLDRAQVILEGLAKSEDEIFQKRKDDEERQEHSQKRRRIEEHKRQDEDKAREVGRNALTLNGTEYVAVDNPAATARGGPLHPSLPSRPAFDLVPKEEAAKPDDQQQRAKKAMAGSNSDIVKNRKAIRMANMSAAQALKAELEGSDDVNIDDKKAIAQEGKEEDEAVVTVERTEDEEKEQLTKEEARGILDEQGEKEGVDEEIVPPAIQTDEDEGEAPVGDATMAENDDSVTTNDDEDPTHVPRKRKRGDSDGDKESNEEDEDDDEDDDDDAPPNPEADQPIPKKKLRVNADGTVDYEDDIKLWEPGYRERYYEKKFGVKLSEREFIDKVTKSYMEGLCWVLEYYYQGVPAWDWFYPYHYAPFAQDFRSVGSMDIKFETSMPFKPFAQLLGVFPAASRIHLPEPLQTLMIDEDSPILDFYPPDFEIDMNGKKMAWQGVALLPFIDQNRLLTALKSKEELLSDDEKRRNSWGDNVMFIANENPLYDLFCDKLYGLRAKDPIPIDTKASYGMTGSVLPDPNCVPASTFDTPIPSISECPDLNPNDSISVRYYFPRQAHPHRSILLRGYRPEPARLTESDKDWVRRGGQGGRRGHRQSGGGNGNVTGGPGMARGRYESGPPRTNGYQQPPPRSNYGGGSGYGYGAPAPLPSRPPISSYGGGAGGYGYGNPYAAAPNPYAGGYGAPAPYAAGGYDQRPYVPPLPPPNPYSAPPPTYGRPPAGGYGYGAPPPRGGGYNPYTSRR; this is encoded by the exons GGTGTTCCAGCTCTCTTCCGATGGCTTTCTAAGAAGTACCCCAAGATCGTCGAGCGAGTTAAAGAGGACACTCCAAAGAAGATCAGAGGTCCAGATGGCGAAATTGTTGAGGAGCCAATAAGATATGAAAATCCCAATCCTAACGGGTTCGAGGTGGATAACCTTTATC TGGATATGAACGGTATCGTGCATCCCTGTACGCACCCCGAAGGCCGACCGGCACCAGAGacagaagaggaaatgATGGTGGAGATTTTCAAGTATACTGAAAGGGTAGTCAACATGTGCAGGCCGAGAAAAGTCTTGATGATGGCTATCG ATGGTGTCGCTCCTCGGGCCAAGATGAATCAACAGCGTTCTCGTCGATTCAGGGCCGCCCAAGAAGCCGCagacaaggaagaagagaggaaagaggcTGTCAAATTGTTTGAAGCCATGGGGCACACTGTTTCAGAAGAGACAGCCAACCGCAAGAGCTGGGATACCAACGCAATCACCCCTGGTACACCATTCATGGACCTTCTCTCAATATCACTAAAATACTGGGTGTCCTACAAGCTCACAACTGATCCTGGATGGAAAGACCTCAAAATCATTCTTTCTGACTCATCCGTTCCCGGTGAGGGTGAGCACAAGATCATGGACTGGATTCGTCGTCAGCGAAGCTATCCCACATGGGACGCCAACACGTCACATGTCATCTACGGATTGGACGCTGATTTGATTATGCTTTCACTTGCTACCCACGAGCCCCACTTCCGGGTTCTTCGAGAAGACGTCTTCGCACAAAGTTCTAAGGGGCCTCCTGCTTGCAAAAACTGTGGCAAAGTTGGTCATATCGCTGCGAACTGTAAGGGCGATAAAAAGGTCAAAGATCCCAATGTCGTCGAAGTTGCCAAAACGGAGGACCCCAAAcctttcatcttccttgaTGTGGCTTGCTTACGCGAGTATTTGGCAATTGAGCTTGTTGTACCAGGAGTGCCTTTCCCATTTGATCTCGAATTGGCGATTGATGACTGGATTTTCATGATTTTCTTCGTCGGTAACGATTTCTTACCTCATCTGCCGAGTTTGGAAATTCGTGAAGGTGCGATTGATGTGCTGCTCAAGATTTGGAGGGCAGAGCTACCGAGGATGGGTGGTTACCTTACCAACCACGGCAAGGTCAATCTCGACCGAGCTCAAGTTATTTTGGAAGGGCTGGCCAAGTCTGAGGACGAAATCTTCCAGAAGAgaaaggatgatgaagaacgcCAGGAGCATTCCCAGAAGCGCAGAAGGATCGAAGAGCATAAGCGACAGGATGAGGACAAGGCGCGTGAAGTAGGGCGTAATGCTTTGACCTTGAACGGCACAGAGTACGTCGCCGTTGATAACCCCGCTGCAACTGCTCGTGGCGGTCCTCTCCACCCATCATTGCCATCTCGACCGGCGTTCGACCTCGTCCCCAAAGAGGAGGCGGCAAAGCCCGATGATCAGCAGCAAAGGGCAAAGAAGGCAATGGCTGGCTCCAACTCGGACATAGTTAAAAATCGTAAGGCTATCAGGATGGCAAATATGAGTGCGGCTCAGGCACTCAAAGCTGAGTTGGAGGGTAGTGATGACGTGAACATCGACGACAAAAAGGCGATTGCTcaagaaggaaaggaagaggatgaagcGGTTGTGACTGTTGAGAGGACGGAGGACGAGGAAAAGGAACAGTTGACAAAAGAGGAAGCTAGAGGAATTCTGGACGAGCAAGGCGAGAAGGAAGGTGTTGACGAGGAGATAGTCCCTCCCGCTATCCAGACagacgaggatgagggTGAGGCGCCTGTCGGCGATGCCACCATGGCCGAGAATGACGACTCTGTTACCACCAACGACGACGAGGATCCCACACATGTCCCTCgcaagaggaagaggggtGATTCCGATGGTGATAAGGAGAGCaatgaggaggatgaggatgacgacgaagatgatgatgacgatgcACCACCAAATCCCGAAGCTGACCAGCCTATTCCGAAGAAAAAGCTCAGGGTCAATGCAGACGGAACAGTCGATTATGAAGATGATATCAAGCTGTGGGAGCCCGGATACAGAGAAAGGTATTACGAGAAGAAGTTTGGTGTGAAATTGTCAGAGAGAGAGTTTATTGACAA GGTTACCAAGTCCTACATGGAAGGACTCTGCTGGGTTCTTGAATATTATTACCAGGGTGTTCCTGCCTGGGATTGGTTCTATCCTTATCACTATGCTCCCTTTGCTCAAGACTTCCGCAGTGTTGGGTCTATGGACATCAAGTTTGAGACCAGTATGCCTTTCAAGCCGTTTGCTCAGCTTTTGGGTGTTTTCCCAGCCGCTAG CCGAATTCATTTGCCTGAACCGTTACAGACTCTCATGATTGACGAAGACTCACCCATCCTCGACTTCTACCCTCCCGACTTTGAGATCGACATGAACGGCAAAAAAATGGCTTGGCAAGGCGTGGCTCTTTTGCCATTTATCGACCAGAATCGTCTCTTGACCGCTTTGAAGAGTAAGGAGGAGCTTCTGTCTGATGacgagaagaggagaaatAGTTGGGGAGACAATGTTATGTTCATCGCGAACGAGAATCCGTTGTATGATCTATTCTGTGATAAGTTGTACGGTTTAAGAGCGAAGGAC CCTATACCAATTGACACCAAAGCTTCGTACGGCATGACTGGTTCTGTTCTACCCGATCCCAACTGTGTTCCTGCGTCCACATTTGACACTCCTATTCCCAGCATTTCCGAATGCCCTGATCTTAACCCCAACGACTCTATATCCGTCCGATATTACTTCCCTCGCCAAGCGCATCCTCATCGATCGATTCTTCTGAGAGGATACAGGCCTGAGCCTGCGAGGCTGACGGAAAGCGACAAAGATTGGGTTCGACGTGGTGGTcaaggtggaagaagaggtcACAGGCAGAGCGGTGGTGGGAACGGAAATGTAACCGGTGGACCGGGTATGGCGAGAGGAAGGTACGAGAGTGGGCCGCCACGGACCAATGGCTACCAACAACCTCCACCTAGGTCGAATTATGGGGGTGGCTCTGGTTACGGCTACGGCGCCCCTGCACCTCTGCCGTCAAGACCACCTATATCATCGTATGGTGGTGGAGCCGGCGGATATGGCTACGGTAATCCCTATGCGGCAGCGCCGAATCCTTATGCCGGAGGTTATGGAGCGCCAGCACCTTATG CTGCAGGAGGCTATGATCAGCGTCCCTACGTACCACCGCTGCCCCCACCCAACCCATACTCTGCCCCACCTCCAACATATGGCAGACCCCCTGCGGGAGGATATGGTTATGGTGCTCCTCCTCCGAGAGGCGGCGGTTACAATCCTTATACCTCCAGGAGGTAG